AGGTACAACAAGATACCAGAGGACGAATCCTGCTGACCATGGTGGAGTGCACTGAAAGCTCCAAACGCCTAAAGATACATACACTTCTCATGCTACCAGGAAAGTGATAACTCGTATAAACTTAATTATTTGTGCTATTTGACTAATGAATTCTTAAAGACGTAGCCAAGTTCATAGTGGCCACTTGTTCTTTCGTAGTTTTCTCACAGGATGCTTCTGGATAATGCATCCGCCAAGTAATGTTGGGAAGTTCatcatttcttgaagatcttTATGTTGACATCTTTTTAACAcccttcaaagttgaaatggAGCGTAACAATTTGAACCCTTCAGGGGAACCAACAGATAGACCAGTTCATAATAGCTTCCCGGACTCATTGATTAAAAATATTTTATGCGAACGAGCCCAAGTTAAGGCCTTTCTCAATTCAGTCCATCAATTAAAACAAAACTGTACAAACTTAAAACATGAGAACAGTTCTCTGGGCCTTTTTGCTGAGTCTTATCTTACATCTGCTGGGGAATTCAAACGAAAGCTCTGAAGgcttcagtttcaattaGATTCACTATTTTTTTAATCTACAATACATTTACTTCGCTAGCATGAGAAAGAAATGCTATACTTTCCGGGGGGAGGGGGGCTCAATGCGGCGTAATAGTGAATACTATCACagaaagaaacacaaaTGCATTATGTGAATTAGTGTTAATAGCTTACTGGTGCTAAATAATCTAAGTATGGGAAACATTCAAGACGAGAATTCCAAGGATGGAAGACTAATGTTGCCCACCCATGATTCTTATTATGACTACAACTTTGATAGTTTAAAAACTCCAGGATCCGTTGGATTCATAGGAAGAAAGGCTTCAAAGAGGAATTCAGTAATGAAGAGAAGGGACTTGAATTTAAAGAGGGTCAAGGATGTAAGTCATTCAGTACGAACAGAGTTTAATACTAGTTTGGATACTGGGAGCTCTAAAAGTTCACTGGAAGCTAGCGCCAAACACACTGGAAGTGAATTACCTAAGACAGGCAAACAACAATATATCTTGGTCAGTCATGAAAGTCAAGGGGGCCCTTTGGCTCCTCTGGATTCGTTTCTAAATCTAGATGTGTTACAGTGTGATAAATATACTCAGGCAAGTCCATTGCATAACATGCTTGAAATCCCTTGCGATCCCATAGGGTCCTCCAATGAACGTATGTTACTTTCTATGTTGGATCAGGAGTGCCATATCCTTAGAAGTACTGTACCCAATGGTTTAACGCAACGATGGAATGATAAGATTTATTCGGGTCTGAGGtttctttatttttctttaccCAGAATTTCCTTACTTCAAGGTGAGGAATGCAGTTTACTGAAATCGTTAATTGGTTGTAGGGAATGAGCTTCTACGAAAACTGGTTCGAAGCAAGCTTCGAATACAACGGATCAGGCCGAAACTCAGGATAAAAAATAATCAGCATATAAGCTAGTGCATTGCCACACATCCAAAGGGCTAAATATCTTGGTACCTATGGAACCGACCTCCTCCTGTAAGATTTCTCTGAAATGTGGTACCAAGAACTTATTAGTCACTAAAATCTTGTTCTGTAATTCTTTTCGAATATCAATTGGCAGTTCTTGTACGAGTTCCATCAGTAATTTGGAAACTGACTGTTCTTCGTCGTCCAATGGATGTTCATTGTCTTCTGGGGGGAAGAAAATTCCTTTGACTTCCTCAGCTGAGGCCGAATAAGCAGcatacttttccaactcaTAAAAAActgaatcaaaatcattaaCATCTATCGTACGACTTCCGCTATAATGTAAGATTTTATAACCCCTGTTTGTAGCTTTGACTGAACTATTGAGAACTCTGAGATCATACACAGGGATTATGTATACTCCTTCCCAGCTAACATCAACTATTATAGCATTTCGGATACCAGACCCAAAACAATACAATAAACTCTCGGGTATGTATTGAATAGATTTGAACCTTAAGTCTAACAAAACTTTCTGCAAAATCTGCTTTAGATGGGaggggaaaaaaaaggGCTCAGGGATAATTACACCATAATCATAAGAGTCCATAATAATTTGGTTCTTGTAGACATCAAacaaaattctttcaagtttagaCGTTGTTTTGCATAACAGCGAACTAGCCCCCAAAAGATAATGCTGGAAAGTGTAACTGCTTTTGTCATAGGTCCAAAGGATGTGTTGATTGAATAGATCgtacttttccaagtctttgaaaagttggtttttcaaaagatatTTAAACGTCTCCAGGCTAGTCATGTAACTGCTATCAAGACAGTTCCATTTTTTGTCATTTATGTAACCTTGGAACTCACAGTATTGTACCCCAGATCTTCCAGCTCTAATACGAAGATGATCCAATTGCAATATAAAAAAGTTTTCGGATCTAGTTGACCTGTCTTTATAATTGAATCCTTCCTTTTCCTCATCTAGCATCCTCGTCTCTGTTTGTTTTGCTGTACATCTCATTACAATTTAAGGAATCTTCGCCTCAAGAGTGTTAACAACGCGATTCACAAACTCCTTAAGTAAATGCGCTTCAAACTCTTATTGGATCTGATGATCACATGATCGCAATAAAATAGATAGCAATTGTAATCAACACTCACAATTAAGTTTCAATCAAGCGAACGTTTGGGAAAGCTTACGTTCATGAAGAAGCCTCCTTGCGAAAGATCGCATAGCTCAAGATCCTAAAACACTTGCCAATTTCTAGATTTTGGCGGCGTTAAATTGAATAGAGTGAAAGGTTACTGCTATTTAAGAACCAGGTTGGCCCACCTCGCGGCTTTAATTTGAACAGAGGTAGTTCTGACGTTTCTCACTATTGAAGATTAAAAACAAGTTTACAACATGGGAGCAGTGCTATCGTTGCCGCTCGCTTCATTATCACTCATTGGAAGTTGGATTTCGTCCTTTATTGGTGCGGGATTGGTCTCAGGGTGTCTTTCTGCAAACAATCCGCTCTCAAAAACATTCAAGTCCTCTGTGGCAACAAGAGTAATGTATGGcttcttgttcttcattAACAGTGTAATGTCTTGGGTCTCCTTGTCCAACACCATAACAGAATGGTTGGAACGAGCCAGTTGGGGATTTTTACGTTTTGGCAATGCATATTGTAGAGAGAATCACTGTATTGGCTTCACTAACGTTCATAGAGTAAGCCTTAGCCTGGGGATAATGCATCTAATCTTAGCGGGCCTAGTGCTAGGTGTTCAATCTACCAGTGACAAACGAGCTGTTATCCAAAATGGTTATTGGCGCACCAAGATATTCGTCTCATCACTGCTTTTGATTCTAAGCTTCATGATTCCCGACACTTTTTTTGTGTTCTGGGGAAACTATATCTCGATTATATTTTCAACTATTTTCATTGGAATCGGTTTGATTTTGCTGGTTGATTTTGCTCACGAATGGGCCGAAACCTGTATTGAAAGAATAGAGGAAGGGGAAATTTATCTTGACGACGATGACACTGGTCTGTTCACAAGCAGCAAATTTTGGAGGTTGATACTGGTAGGTGGCACGCTGACGATGTACATTCTATCTGTAGGTCTTTTTGTGTTTATGTACCTTTTCTTCGCTCAGGATGGCTGCATATTCAATACCGTTGCGATTTCTCTCACATTCGGATTTAGTGTGTTGGTGACCTTTCTGTCGGTGTCTCCCATTGTCCAGGAATATAATACTAATGCTGGCCTCGCACAATCCTCTATGTGCTGCTTATATTGTGCCTATTTGACATTTAGTGCATGCCTTAGCGAACCAGATGACAAAGGTTGCAACCCTTTGATACGAAGCAGAGGTACTAGAAATCTCAGTATTATTTTTGGGTCCTTTTTCACTTTCATTGCAGTTGCCTATACGACAACTCGTGCTGCTGGAAATTCGGCGTTCTCTCATTCACAATCTTCTTATGGGGATTCACATTTTGATTCGGTGTCAGATATATTCACAGCACATCCAcctggaagaagaaatgaatTACGAGCTCAAGCAATCAGGCAAGCTGTAGAAGAAGGCTCCCTTCCTGAAAGCGCTCTAAACGATCCCATCTACTACCAATACGATGAAAATGATACAGAAGATCTCGGCGAGGAGAAACATTTTACAAAGTACAACTATTTCTTATTCCATatcatattcttcttggCCACACAGTATGTTGCGGCACTTTTGACCATAAATCTTGGTATTGACAttgatgacaatgatggCGGATTTATTCCTGTCGGTCGTACCTATTTCAACACATGGGTAAAGGTTATTAGTACATGGTGCTGTTTTGCTTTGTATGGCTGGAGCTTGCTCGCTCCAGTACTTTTCCCGGACAGATTTTACATCATGTGAAACTATCAACATTTCTATTTCCTTTCTATGGACATATGTAGGTCAGAAAAACAGTCTATTGCCCTaaactttcttcattataTGCTGTTTGACATTTGTTTCTATATAATTTTATTTATGAAAGCTAATCGCATGATCACGCATTTTAGGCTGCTAATCCCAGGGTTTATGATTGTCACAAGCCAAGTCATGGCCATGTCTCACATTCCTGATCACTTTTGCAAGTCCCAACTTGCTTGAAAATCGAGCACAGTTGGTACTTTCGAGCAGAATCGTTGGATACACTGTGACTGATGTGGAAAACCGCTTCATACTATCTAACACAGTTAGAGGGATACGCCACAAGAAGTTTCACTTCATACAAGGAATATCACATTTAATATATTGTTTTCCGCCAGTATTATATAAGAGGAACTTTCAAACAAggaatcaaaattgaaaaagagaatttgCATTTGGACAATTGACCGTTTAATGTTGCTTGTGGGCAAACCATCTTTGAGATTTCCTCTCGGccttttctccttctctaCGTATGACTTAGAAAGCTCTGCATTACTGGACAAAAAGGAACCACGAATCACGACCCCTAATGACTCGAATGATATTGTCATCAGCGACCGTTTTGAAACCATTAGGGACGATTACAAAGCACCCAGATACCCGCTTGTGTTGTGTCATGGATTATCTGGATTTGACAAGGTAGTGCTGCTTCCTTCGCTGAAATTCTTGAGTGCTGCCGGCACAAGAAGACCTGAGTTGAGTGGCTTCTCAATCGACTATTGGAATGGGATTAAAGAAGCCTTGCAGGACATCGGCTGTACAGTATTAACCGGTAAGGTTCCACCCTTTGGGACCATAAGAGAAAGGGCAGAAAAGTTAGATAGCTTcatagaagaagaagccgCATCTCTTTTAAAAGCTACTCACCCAGGAGCTGATTCTAAACCTATCAAGGTTAACCTTATTGCTCATTCTATGGGGGGGCTAGACTGTAGATATTTGATAACTAAGTTACAGCAAAGCAACTATGAGGTAATGAGCCTGACTACCATAGCCACACCCCACTACGGGTCTGCAATGGCTGACTGGTGCCTAAAATATGCCTCCAAGGCCCTATTACCTAGATCCATAAGTGAGCTTTCCATCAATAGCatgaaaactttcaatcAGGAAGTTCTGGACAAAAACAATGTAAAATATTTCAGCTATGGAGCAAGGTTTTGTCCGAACTTATCCTACGTTTTTTTTCCGTCTTGGAAGATAATTTTCGATATTGAAGGCGACAATGATGGAATGGTTAGTGTTAGTTCATCGAAGTGGGGAAAATATTTAGGAACATTAGACAACGTCGACCATTTGGATTTGATCAACTGGAGGAACGAAGCAAGGGTTGCGATCAACTTACTCATGTTCAAAAAAGGTTCGAAATTCAATGCCGTTGCTCTTTATTTGGAAATTGCTGATCAGCTAGCACGAGAAGGCCTAtaacaatttttcagattgTGCATAGACTTGCTCCAAATGATCTGAGCATTGCTGACAGTAACTCAAGATGCTGGAAATAGTCTCTTGAACACCGTCCGTGATATCTCGATCTAATCTCCTTACTTGGTTACATCTTCTGCTTTCAGAAACCAACCAATTTCTCCATTCAGCTTCCGCAATCTGCAATTCAGCATGATTCAGTATTCGCAACTGTACAAGAAGGTGATTCCGTCTTATTCCGATATTATCAAACGATTGCTTTAAAATTTTTGCTGATTGAGAAGTTTCGATATCACTGTAATCTTGTAATTGCACGTTGGGAAAATTGAATAGAAAGGATGTGTTCATAAATTGCTGATAAACAAGGTCTGAGGTGCTATTGATGTAGGTCCTTGATGATATCTGGTCTTTGATATCCGCCAGCTGTATTGATCTTTGCAACAAATACGGTGTCTCCTTCATGTAATTGGAGAGTAATGTACTTGTCTTGTGAAATGTGTAATATGATGACACCGTTTGACCCATCAGCAACAAGTTCAGTATCAGAGACAAAGACAAGCAAAACAGGATTACATGGTTGGCCGTCACGATGCTTAATGCTGATGCAATAATTAGTCgaatttttgataataCTCCAAAGCTGAATTTCAAGGCTTTGATCAGGCTTTTCTTTGtcagaaacaaaaatagTACTGCAGCTCTAATTTCAACGACTTCTGCAAGCTGTCCAGGTGGAATtaattgttctttttgttcGGTTTGAGAGATGGGGCCAAAACTGTGTAACGCTTTCACTATCTCATTTGAGGCACCCAATTGTTTCAACATCACCTGTAGCTCTCTATCCAATTTCGTAACTCTGCTTCTAAATAGTAGATAATACAAAGGCCTGAAGAGATTGAACTTAGCGGAGTTAAAAATTGGTCTCAAATAAATTTTCAACCTTGATCGCTTGGAACTCACCATCTGTATTGTCACCCTAGTTTCGGTactgaaaaaaataccTCCTATATTGAGAGTTTGGTCGATCTGGTAAAACTCGTAGTATCTATTGTTGACCATATGTTCAATAACCTGAGTGAATTCCAGCTTCTTCGAACTAATACTAGTGATTCCTATGAATGGGTAAACCTTACGTTCCAGTCCTGGAGGTTTCCTACCAGCATGCCAAGAAGTTCTAGCAGTTTCACTTCCAGAAGTTTCAACCAATGGAACAACTTTATGCAGCATATCAACATTATCTCCCAAGAATGCATGAAACAAAACCTTAGGAGGGGAATCGTAAACCTTGTCCCATATCAAATGAAAATCCTTTTGATAGTCAATATCGATTGGAGCCTCCATACTTGTTGGAACTGAATGTACAATTGAAGGGATTGTATCTCTTCTTTGAGTAGCTAACTCTGCCTGCTCCTGTCCTTTTAGTTCATCAATGTTATTAAAATCGGATAGTAGGCTTTGCAAACTCCTGGGAACTTGGCGCCTCTGATTTAAAATTAACAAGttaattttcttttgaacagcCATCCCTGAGTCCAAAAATATCTTAACTTTAGACACATAACCACTACTGTAGTACAGCTTTAAGATATCacaatcttcttttgaatcaCATTCGATGTTTATGAGGTCTGCCAAATTTTTTCTAATCAATGAGACGAAACCCATATGATTCATGTA
This window of the Komagataella phaffii GS115 chromosome 2, complete sequence genome carries:
- a CDS encoding Protein with lipolytic activity towards triacylglycerols and diacylglycerols when expressed in E. co, yielding MLLVGKPSLRFPLGLFSFSTYDLESSALLDKKEPRITTPNDSNDIVISDRFETIRDDYKAPRYPLVLCHGLSGFDKVVLLPSLKFLSAAGTRRPELSGFSIDYWNGIKEALQDIGCTVLTGKVPPFGTIRERAEKLDSFIEEEAASLLKATHPGADSKPIKVNLIAHSMGGLDCRYLITKLQQSNYEVMSLTTIATPHYGSAMADWCLKYASKALLPRSISELSINSMKTFNQEVLDKNNVKYFSYGARFCPNLSYVFFPSWKIIFDIEGDNDGMVSVSSSKWGKYLGTLDNVDHLDLINWRNEARVAINLLMFKKGSKFNAVALYLEIADQLAREGL